CAGCAAATGATCTGTTACAGGGTTTGCAGTATAGTTTGCCATAAGGCCTCGATCTCGCGTTGAATATATTGTTTTTGCTCGCCGTTAGCTATCCAGTCACACCTTGTCTGCAGGTACCTTAGCTTGTCTTTTATCACGTTCTTTTCTTCAAAAGAAAGCGAACTGTCCTGCCATCTTTCGGCAAGGAGCTTAACGTCCTTTATCACTTCTTCAGGGTTCGGGGCTTTATTGAACGCAGCCTGCGGATGGCTTGCCGGATTGGTATCCTTTTCAATAACCGCGTTTATTATGCTTTCCAGCACTTCTATCTGCTCTTCGGTGTCCCATATATACTTGAGCACCCACAAGTCAGAAAGTGTTGCCTCCATGCGGCCGCACATCAGTGCGCTTGCCGCAATAAGGTTCTGCAGTTTTACAGCCCTCCTGTCGGAAACTTTAATCCCGGTGTTCCTGAGGTTGTGCACCAGGTCTACATAAGGCTGGCGTATGCCCGTGAGGTCTACCTCCCTGCATGCTGCCTGGAGTTCTTTAATTTCGTCGGCATCTATGGTGGCCAGGTCGTCAGAAAGCCGGTTTTCCAGCTTCCAGCCTGCCAGCAATACTTCGTGAAGCTGATCGGGGTCTACATAATCACATTTTATACGGATCAGGAAACGATCCAGCAGGGCGTTCAGTGCCTCATCTTCGGGAAGGACATTGCTTGCCCCTACAAACATCAGGGCGGGAAGCTTCCTGGTCTCTTTACCCCTCCTGAATATCTTTTCATTGAGCGCCATCAGAAGGCTGTTGAGTATTGCTGAGTTGGCATTGAATATTTCATCAAGGAATACCATTGACGCTTCAGGCATCATACCTTCGGTGTTTGTAACCAGTTCCCCATCTTTCAGTTTCCTGATATCGAAAGGCCCGAATATTTCGTTAGGCTCGGTAAACCGGGTAAGCAGGTATTCAAAATTCCTGCCTTGCACTATCCTGTCGGATAACGCTCTTACAATAGCGCTTTTTGCCGTTCCCGGAGGCCCCAGCAAAAAGGCATTCTCCCTGGCTATAAGGCCTATTCCCAAAAGGTCTATAATTTCGTTCTTGCCTATAAAAGTGCTTTTAAGCTGCGATAAGGCGTTGTTTAATTTTTGTGCCGTAGCCATGCGTGTATATAAAGAAATGCCCTAAACAGGCGTAATTAATTAGTTATTGAAATTCGCGCCAAAAATCGTTTTTATAGTCGCCCATATTGGCCAGCAGGGCGCTTTTGATTGTAGCTTCATCTGCCCATTTGGCTGCTTTCCTTTCGGTTATCCTGTCGAGGTAAAGCTGCCTGAGGCAATCGTTATCCATGGCAGCCGCCAGATTTGCTGCGGAGGGGCCTTCATCGGTACCAATGGCAGAATAGTGGAAATCTTTGAGGTAAGCGTTTAAGATCGTTATTAACGGGTCGTTGACATCTACCTTTTCGAGTGCGTGCTTTATGGAGGGCAGGAAACGCAGGCACAGGTCTGCCGACAGCATTGCAGAAGCATCTATGCCGCCGCTGTATGGAGGCAAAAGTGACTTAAGCTCTGTTGCCTTATCCTCACGGTAGAGGAATAGTTGGGCAGCACCGTATACTGTTTTGGCAGCCCATAGTGCAGCATTTGGCGAAAATGGAGGAGCTGTAAAGGGATAATCCGTGGCCTCCCTTTCATATTCGCCCTCCAAAAACGCGATAACGTCCTGCTCTTCCCTGTAAGGTATCGGCGCCAGCCTGTTGTAGAGTATGATATGCTCTACAGTGCGCAAATGATATAAAGTTTCAAGAAAAGGCCTGTCGGGCTGGTTCATAGCAAGTACTGCCTGAATATAACAGGCCTATCCGCAAAGTTATGATAAAAAATGAAACTGCCTGTATGTGTTTTCGCCATGCTATTATTTAAATATAAAATACAAGAACTGCATTATGCTGTGCCCTACTCCTTAAACTCATCATCAACAGCCTCGCGCAAATCATACAGGAGCCATTGTTTGGCAAGAACGGCATTTTTTTGGGACCTTAATAATGCGATAAAATCTTCGACGCCAACAGGCTCATTGCCATTGCCATGAATCAGGACAATACTACCCGCCTGTGCGTGCTGCCCTTTCGCCAGCCATGCATCGCTGCCGACTGGAATAAGCCCGTAACCGGTTACGCGCCCTACGATGGCATTATCCGAAACAAGGCCCGGAAAGCGGAAGAAGACTGAAGGCAGCAACCCACGCTCCAGCATGGAGATCTCGGTGCCGAGTATTTCAAAATCAAGGTCAGTTCCCGGCTCAAGAAGGAAATTATCCTTCAGTGGTATTTTAGGGTCAAAATGGTGGTTATAGGTGTGGTTTACCCATGTAATAGTAATATCGCCTGAAGTTACAAGGCCTTTGAGCCATTGGATGTCTTCCGCATGCGTGAGCATAAACTTGCCGCTAACCGATAGCGCTACAGGTACAGGCTTTTCTATCTTTTGGAACTCTGTAATGAGCGAGGTGAAAACGATCCTGTCCAATGGCTTGTGCGAAGGGCAAAGGTCGATGGTCAGTGTTACACCATGTTCTTTTGGAAAGCCATGGATGATCCCTGCATCCTGCAAAGCAAACGACTGTTTCTTTGCAGTGAGAATGGCCTTAACGTAGGGTGTATCCTTGTATTTTGATAAAAGCTCTGACCAGTTGAGCGGGCTTGCAACTATATTTTTGGAAGGAACCATTTGTGTCTCCAGTGCTTGGGGATCGACAGCGAGATAGCTTTCAATACTGTTCCTGGTAAATTTCCTGAGAAAGATAAGGTCGCGTGTTCCGTACTTGCCGTAGCCGTAAAAAGCTTTGTAATTCCCTATCGTTTCCTGTGCGCCTGCGAGATTGCCTGTTAAAATAACGACCGCTATGATGAAAGAATGAAATATGCGTGGCATCAGCCTGTACGTGCTTTTCATATGTACATCAGTTATTTATTAAATTGAGGTAGCTTCTCGGGTTCCGGCGCGCTATCAGGTCGAATTCTTCGCTGCTAAGGCCCGCAATGGTATCGGAGAGTATCTGCTTTTCAGATTTATGGTTGCGCACCACATAAAAGTCAGTACCAAATAATACCCGGCTCCTCAGTTTGGTATTGTCGTGTTTCAGCGTCGACTTTAGCAAAGAATGGATGGCATTGTCATGGGCAATGTAGCTGATATCGGCATATACGTTGTCAAACTGGAGCATCATACTGCATATTATGGAGTACCAGTCGCAGCCTTTCCATAACTGCTCGATCTTGCCATCGGTTCTTTTGCCGGTTTTGCTTTTCAAAAAAGTGATTCCTACCGTTGGGTTCTTAAGCACCTGGCTGCTGTAGAGGTCGCGGTCAAGCTCAAAGAATCGGTGCCATTCGTCCTCGCCGCCAAAATGGGCAAAGCATATTTTAAGCCTTGAAAGGTTATGGGTAAGAGTCGTGTTTTCATCGGTATAGCCAAACACTTTGTGCAGGCCGGGCGCCTTTTGCACAACTTTTCGCAGCAACTCTTCTTCCAACAGGCAAAGGTAATTTAGCGGATGCGTGAAATTAACGCTGAAATCTTTATTCGAGGTCTCAGGCAATAGCAGCGGAATGTATTTTCCTTTGCCATTGGCCTGCTGAAAAATAGGGTGCCTGTCCCATTGCTTTTCTTTTTTGCCGCGATAAAAAATGGTTCCCCTAATGCAGTGCGTCATGATCGGGATGTTGTTCTCCTGTGCATACAGCCACAGTACCAAAAGCCGCTCATCAAACGGGTAATAGCCCAATGCGGGATATATCTTGAAACCTGAAAAGCCGTTTTCCTCTACATATGTTTTTACTACGCAGGGCTCTAAAACAATCCTATCGTTGGCAATGGTATATTTAAAGAAATTCTCATCATCGGCCATCCTTCTGGGATCGACGAACAGGAACGGGTAGATAACATCCTTCAGTATCTTTTTCATTTTCCTGAGGTCTTCCATCTGGGTGTAAAAATCGGTCGTGACTTTTCCCGCTCCCATATATTCCATATCCATAGGCAGTATTACAAAGGATGTCTTTGACGGATACTGGTCCCTCAGCCTGCGGAATATCCCTGCCTGTGTGGTATAAAATGCAAAGCGACCAATGGTGAGGTAACGCAGTACCAGCTCTTTGGTGCCTTTTCCCGGTAGCGACCTGAAAACCGACCAGCCTTTTTTGAGGAGAAAGAACAAGAGGTTTCTGCCGGTAGGGAAAAACAGCCAGAACGCCAGCACCGTAAGGATTTCAGGGAATGTTTTTTTATGCCACAGCAATATATGGTAACTGATGAGCCAGGCTTTAATTTGGGGCAGCACATCCGGAAAAATCATATACGCAATATGCAGCAACAGCCACAGGCCTAACGCCCAATAGAAGAGTGATAAAACGGCAGACCGTGCAATTCCCATACGGATATGATAAAGTGCAATTGCCAGCCGTTTGTACCAGGGCTTAAATTGCCAGCGATAAGGCCCTTTATACCATTTCCGGAATAAGGTTACGATCCATTTCAGGGAGAGAATGCGATACAGTACACCCCAAAAGATGCCCGAAACGAATGTTTTTGCCAAATATGGCGGCACATGGTCGGCCGTAAAAATATGGGTATGGCAATTGATCATCGGCAGTTCTTCGCCTCCGGCTTCCCTTGTTTCCATAATGGTATTTGGTTTAAAGCATAGTAAAAATAGTAATAAAGAAGTTAACTGTTTGGTTTTTTTGATATACCTTTAATGTAAGCTGCTCACCCAAAAGAATTTTTTATGCATACAGGATCAGACATAAGGGAAGTTGTTTTAAAATACACACTCGACACATCGGATGACATCGCGCTAAATTGCGACCACTGGACTGCAACCGATTTTGCCGGTGCCATAGATTCGGGATTACTAAAGTATGAAGGCTGGAGCCCAATGGGATCTCCGGATAGTGCCTCTACCGGAGGCGCTATAACCGTATTTATTTCCATAAGCATTGAAACTGACGACCCTGTCCTGCAGGAAGAGGACTTCACCAGCGGGCTCATCGATGCCTTCCAGATTGGGGCATGCGTCATCAGCCACAACGATGATCATACTGTAAATGTAACCGTGCGGGGCATCATAAGGGACCATACTATTCACCGGCAGGAATGACCCCTGTTTGACGGCGGGATAAAAAAAGGGGAAGCCGCAGCTTCCCCTATATCTATATTCCATCCTGCTTATTGCAAGGCGTAGCTGATGTTCACATTGGCCGTAACTATCATCTCACCAACGGCAAGTGTCTGCCTTTCTGCGCCGTCCATGGCTTTGTTCATCATCATCATTGGGGCAGGCGGATAATAGGTCTGTGTGTTATCGGTAACCAATAGTGCCTTGCCTGTTTTCTGTCCCAGCGCTGCAGTATAGTCATCTGCTTTCTTTTTCGCATTGGCTACAGCCAAAACCCTTGCCTCGCTTTCGTATTGCGCCTGTTTCGATGTCCTGAATTCAACACCATTTACCGTGTTGGCACCTGCATCTACAACACCCATCATAAGGGCATCGTATTTTGTAAGGTCTTTCAGGTGGATAACAACGGTCTGCGAAGCTACGTAGCTGTATTTCTTTTTGTCATAGTCGTAATTCCTGTTCAGGCTCACCCTTTTTGTCTGGTAATCTTTTTCGGGCAGCTTGGCATTCTTCAGGTATTTCAGGATGGCATCAAT
Above is a genomic segment from Flavobacterium album containing:
- a CDS encoding AAA family ATPase, which gives rise to MATAQKLNNALSQLKSTFIGKNEIIDLLGIGLIARENAFLLGPPGTAKSAIVRALSDRIVQGRNFEYLLTRFTEPNEIFGPFDIRKLKDGELVTNTEGMMPEASMVFLDEIFNANSAILNSLLMALNEKIFRRGKETRKLPALMFVGASNVLPEDEALNALLDRFLIRIKCDYVDPDQLHEVLLAGWKLENRLSDDLATIDADEIKELQAACREVDLTGIRQPYVDLVHNLRNTGIKVSDRRAVKLQNLIAASALMCGRMEATLSDLWVLKYIWDTEEQIEVLESIINAVIEKDTNPASHPQAAFNKAPNPEEVIKDVKLLAERWQDSSLSFEEKNVIKDKLRYLQTRCDWIANGEQKQYIQREIEALWQTILQTL
- a CDS encoding amidohydrolase family protein; the protein is METREAGGEELPMINCHTHIFTADHVPPYLAKTFVSGIFWGVLYRILSLKWIVTLFRKWYKGPYRWQFKPWYKRLAIALYHIRMGIARSAVLSLFYWALGLWLLLHIAYMIFPDVLPQIKAWLISYHILLWHKKTFPEILTVLAFWLFFPTGRNLLFFLLKKGWSVFRSLPGKGTKELVLRYLTIGRFAFYTTQAGIFRRLRDQYPSKTSFVILPMDMEYMGAGKVTTDFYTQMEDLRKMKKILKDVIYPFLFVDPRRMADDENFFKYTIANDRIVLEPCVVKTYVEENGFSGFKIYPALGYYPFDERLLVLWLYAQENNIPIMTHCIRGTIFYRGKKEKQWDRHPIFQQANGKGKYIPLLLPETSNKDFSVNFTHPLNYLCLLEEELLRKVVQKAPGLHKVFGYTDENTTLTHNLSRLKICFAHFGGEDEWHRFFELDRDLYSSQVLKNPTVGITFLKSKTGKRTDGKIEQLWKGCDWYSIICSMMLQFDNVYADISYIAHDNAIHSLLKSTLKHDNTKLRSRVLFGTDFYVVRNHKSEKQILSDTIAGLSSEEFDLIARRNPRSYLNLINN
- a CDS encoding polysaccharide deacetylase family protein, which translates into the protein MKSTYRLMPRIFHSFIIAVVILTGNLAGAQETIGNYKAFYGYGKYGTRDLIFLRKFTRNSIESYLAVDPQALETQMVPSKNIVASPLNWSELLSKYKDTPYVKAILTAKKQSFALQDAGIIHGFPKEHGVTLTIDLCPSHKPLDRIVFTSLITEFQKIEKPVPVALSVSGKFMLTHAEDIQWLKGLVTSGDITITWVNHTYNHHFDPKIPLKDNFLLEPGTDLDFEILGTEISMLERGLLPSVFFRFPGLVSDNAIVGRVTGYGLIPVGSDAWLAKGQHAQAGSIVLIHGNGNEPVGVEDFIALLRSQKNAVLAKQWLLYDLREAVDDEFKE
- a CDS encoding SIMPL domain-containing protein, producing MKKIALVLFVFVSTMTNAQIQQNQPPQINVSGEGRVSVVPDEAVITIGVENTGADAADVKKKNDAAIDAILKYLKNAKLPEKDYQTKRVSLNRNYDYDKKKYSYVASQTVVIHLKDLTKYDALMMGVVDAGANTVNGVEFRTSKQAQYESEARVLAVANAKKKADDYTAALGQKTGKALLVTDNTQTYYPPAPMMMMNKAMDGAERQTLAVGEMIVTANVNISYALQ